A genome region from Micromonospora inyonensis includes the following:
- a CDS encoding class I SAM-dependent methyltransferase: MGLTAPVPDDAPVPDFLATTRAGYDTIAADYAEHFRAEWADLPLERGMYGAFAELVRAAGSGLVADVGCGPGQLTAHLHTLGLDVLGIDLSAGMVAVARRDHPDLRFHLGSMTALPIADGVLGGLVANYSIIHIPPEVLPTVFAEFRRVLAPGGHLLVAFQVGEDILHLSSAFGRDIALDFRRLMPERVVELLERAGLSVQARLRREPRPHERSPQAMLLARRSSGRRE; the protein is encoded by the coding sequence GTGGGACTGACCGCGCCGGTGCCCGACGACGCACCCGTCCCGGACTTCCTGGCCACCACCCGCGCCGGGTACGACACGATCGCCGCCGACTACGCCGAGCACTTCCGCGCCGAGTGGGCCGACCTGCCCCTGGAGCGGGGCATGTACGGCGCCTTCGCCGAGCTGGTCCGGGCCGCCGGCTCCGGGCTGGTCGCCGACGTGGGCTGCGGTCCGGGGCAGCTGACCGCGCACCTGCACACGCTGGGCCTCGACGTCCTCGGCATCGACCTGTCGGCGGGAATGGTGGCCGTGGCCCGCCGCGACCACCCCGACCTGCGGTTCCACCTCGGCTCGATGACGGCGCTGCCGATCGCCGACGGCGTCCTCGGCGGCCTGGTGGCGAACTACTCGATCATCCACATCCCGCCGGAGGTGCTGCCGACGGTGTTCGCCGAGTTCCGGCGGGTGCTGGCACCCGGCGGTCACCTGCTGGTCGCCTTCCAGGTGGGGGAGGACATCCTGCACCTGAGCAGCGCCTTCGGCCGGGACATCGCACTGGATTTCCGCCGCCTGATGCCGGAGCGGGTGGTCGAGCTGCTGGAGCGGGCCGGGCTGTCGGTCCAGGCCCGCCTGCGGCGCGAGCCCCGCCCCCACGAGCGCTCACCACAGGCCATGCTGCTCGCCCGCCGGTCGAGTGGGCGGCGAGAATGA
- a CDS encoding DUF4253 domain-containing protein, which produces MITELPRLLAASPAGTLPPGRPVTPEDGGPPPYWLSDDPAELTSWARLRARHHETGLWPLLLSGLSCQEDRPWIVGEVSPARMSSPDRYDAAELLAEGWAGGQPDEDDPEAQEITLPFGTRWPGLAAPGESTDPPDDFADECAEFVADGRARLGLVPAARGADTLASIGWTGPMNITGDSGKIASVVRSWEDRFGARVIGVGFDTLRLSVAAPPTTTEHALRVAAEHFAFCPDNVWQGSGTLADYADEIIGANMWVFWWD; this is translated from the coding sequence ATGATCACAGAGCTGCCCCGGCTGCTCGCCGCCTCGCCGGCGGGGACGCTCCCGCCCGGTCGGCCGGTCACGCCGGAGGACGGCGGGCCGCCGCCGTACTGGCTGAGTGACGACCCGGCCGAGTTGACCTCCTGGGCCCGACTGCGGGCCCGGCACCACGAGACCGGGCTGTGGCCGCTGCTGCTGAGCGGCCTGTCGTGCCAGGAAGACCGGCCGTGGATCGTCGGTGAGGTGAGCCCGGCGCGGATGTCGTCGCCGGACCGCTACGACGCGGCGGAGCTGCTGGCCGAGGGGTGGGCGGGCGGGCAGCCCGACGAGGACGACCCGGAGGCGCAGGAGATCACGCTGCCGTTCGGCACCCGCTGGCCCGGCCTGGCCGCCCCCGGTGAGTCGACCGATCCACCTGACGATTTCGCCGACGAGTGCGCCGAGTTCGTCGCGGACGGCCGGGCGCGGCTCGGCCTGGTGCCGGCCGCCCGGGGCGCGGACACGCTGGCGTCGATCGGCTGGACCGGCCCGATGAACATCACCGGCGACTCGGGGAAGATCGCGTCGGTCGTCCGGAGCTGGGAGGACCGCTTCGGGGCCCGGGTGATCGGCGTCGGGTTCGACACCCTGCGCCTCAGCGTCGCCGCCCCACCGACCACGACCGAGCACGCGCTGCGGGTCGCCGCCGAGCACTTCGCCTTCTGCCCCGACAACGTCTGGCAGGGCAGCGGCACGCTCGCCGACTACGCCGACGAGATCATCGGTGCGAACATGTGGGTGTTCTGGTGGGACTGA
- a CDS encoding alcohol dehydrogenase catalytic domain-containing protein, with amino-acid sequence MTTSSARVPARMLAVSQDVGGPPDVLKIIEMDRPVPTVGEVLVRVHAAGVNPTDWKTRARGQFATGAVPPFVLGFDVSASPAPCGAAVGRENGAARPGRGRTVTDA; translated from the coding sequence GTGACAACCAGTTCAGCGCGAGTGCCGGCACGGATGCTCGCCGTCAGTCAGGACGTGGGCGGGCCGCCCGACGTCCTGAAGATCATCGAGATGGACCGCCCGGTCCCGACCGTCGGCGAGGTTCTCGTCCGGGTCCACGCCGCCGGGGTCAACCCCACCGACTGGAAGACCCGGGCTCGCGGGCAGTTCGCCACCGGCGCCGTCCCGCCGTTCGTTCTGGGCTTCGACGTCTCAGCTTCCCCTGCCCCTTGCGGGGCCGCCGTGGGGCGGGAAAATGGTGCCGCTCGTCCGGGTCGAGGTCGAACCGTCACTGATGCCTGA
- a CDS encoding IS110 family transposase: MDVLHDRCAGLDISKRDVKACLRTPGTRRNQRRSEVRTFATTTNDLLALRDWLVAEQVSLVVMEGTGDYWRAPYCLLEDALNVELVNARQVKAMPGRKTDVADAVWLAQLAECGLLRASFVPPEPIRQLRDLTRYRTVLTEERTREAQRLEKELEDAGIKLSSFATDILGISGRAMLEALIRGERDAQVLAEMARGRMRSKIPDLAQAMIGRFGDHHAFLCRMHLDRIDAISRDIATLSTRIERVMAPFRDQLTRLDGIPGISLRVAEVIIAETGGDMSRFPTAGHLASWAGVSPGNHESGGKRKSGKTTKGNRWLRDALGTAAMAAARSKNTYLGAQYTRLVRRLGSKPKALVALEHSILTSVWHMPTDGTGYQDLGADHFLRRDPERERRRAIAALNKLGYTVTLNPIEPTTKAA, encoded by the coding sequence GTGGATGTGCTGCATGATCGTTGTGCCGGGTTGGACATCAGCAAGCGGGACGTGAAGGCGTGCCTGCGGACCCCGGGAACACGGCGTAACCAGCGGCGAAGCGAGGTACGTACGTTCGCCACGACCACCAACGACCTGCTGGCGCTGCGGGACTGGCTGGTCGCCGAGCAGGTCAGCCTGGTCGTCATGGAAGGCACCGGCGACTACTGGCGGGCCCCGTACTGCCTGCTCGAAGACGCCCTGAACGTGGAGTTGGTCAACGCTCGGCAGGTCAAGGCGATGCCCGGACGCAAGACCGATGTGGCCGATGCGGTGTGGCTGGCACAACTGGCCGAGTGCGGGTTGCTACGGGCCAGCTTCGTGCCGCCCGAGCCGATCCGCCAGCTTCGCGATCTGACGCGGTACCGCACGGTACTGACCGAAGAGCGTACCCGGGAGGCCCAGCGGCTGGAGAAGGAGTTGGAGGACGCCGGGATCAAGCTGTCCAGCTTCGCCACCGACATCCTCGGTATCTCCGGGCGCGCCATGTTGGAAGCGCTCATCCGTGGAGAGCGCGACGCGCAGGTATTGGCGGAGATGGCGCGAGGCCGGATGCGGTCCAAGATCCCTGACCTGGCCCAGGCGATGATCGGCCGCTTCGGTGATCACCACGCGTTCCTGTGCCGGATGCATCTGGACCGCATCGATGCCATCAGCCGGGACATCGCCACGTTGAGCACCCGGATCGAGCGGGTGATGGCACCCTTTCGTGACCAGCTGACCCGGTTGGATGGCATTCCCGGGATCAGCCTCCGGGTCGCTGAGGTGATCATCGCGGAGACCGGTGGGGACATGTCCCGGTTCCCCACCGCCGGGCATCTGGCCTCCTGGGCCGGGGTGTCGCCCGGTAACCACGAATCCGGCGGCAAACGCAAGTCCGGCAAGACCACCAAAGGCAACCGGTGGCTGCGCGACGCCCTCGGCACCGCCGCGATGGCCGCGGCCCGTTCCAAGAACACCTACCTCGGCGCCCAGTACACCCGCCTCGTACGCCGACTCGGCAGCAAACCCAAGGCCCTGGTCGCCTTGGAACACTCCATCCTGACCTCCGTATGGCACATGCCCACCGACGGAACCGGCTACCAGGACCTCGGCGCCGACCACTTCCTACGCCGCGACCCCGAACGCGAACGCCGCCGCGCGATCGCCGCACTGAACAAGCTCGGCTACACCGTCACCCTCAACCCGATCGAACCCACCACGAAAGCCGCGTGA
- a CDS encoding SDR family oxidoreductase, translating to MPRSTALITGASRGIGAAIARGLARDGIRLVGIHYGHDRAAAEDTATRIRAGGATPVLIQADLARGAAAAAQVAAQWKDAVALHGHTGTDVLVSNAGINGAQSIGQLDTATYDRVLAVNLAAPTFLLHHLTDHLNDNGRVVAISTGYTRIAAPTHIAYTASKAGLEGVIRAVAPELAKRGITANSVAPGVVDTDINADWIDAPGAREHAESLSAFGRLGTSEDIADVVRYLAGDGGRWITGQTIDATGGTRL from the coding sequence TTGCCCCGCTCGACCGCTCTCATCACCGGCGCCTCCCGTGGCATCGGCGCCGCCATTGCACGTGGACTCGCCCGCGACGGGATCAGGCTGGTCGGCATCCACTACGGCCACGACCGTGCCGCCGCAGAGGACACCGCCACCCGGATCCGCGCAGGGGGTGCAACCCCCGTGCTCATCCAAGCCGACCTGGCCCGGGGTGCGGCGGCTGCCGCGCAGGTTGCCGCGCAGTGGAAGGATGCCGTCGCGCTCCACGGGCATACGGGCACCGACGTGCTCGTGAGCAACGCAGGCATCAATGGAGCGCAATCTATTGGTCAGCTCGACACCGCCACCTACGATCGCGTCCTGGCCGTGAACCTCGCCGCGCCGACGTTCCTCCTCCACCACCTCACCGATCACCTGAACGACAACGGCCGTGTCGTCGCCATCTCGACCGGCTACACCCGCATCGCGGCACCCACCCACATTGCCTACACGGCATCGAAAGCCGGACTCGAAGGCGTCATCAGGGCAGTCGCGCCCGAACTGGCCAAGCGAGGAATCACTGCCAACTCCGTCGCGCCCGGAGTGGTGGACACCGACATCAACGCCGACTGGATCGACGCACCAGGCGCACGTGAACACGCCGAATCACTCTCGGCCTTCGGTCGGTTGGGCACCTCCGAGGACATCGCCGACGTCGTCCGCTACCTGGCCGGCGACGGAGGGCGGTGGATCACCGGGCAGACCATCGACGCCACCGGCGGCACCCGCCTCTAA
- a CDS encoding nuclear transport factor 2 family protein: MSSATSTSTAAVVESFFTRFAAGDVPGLIDLFADELDFVVEGSPRIPWSGRRSSPAELEAFFASFGQVLGPAKEYNVTATVIDGDNAVVIGHNSFEVLATGKVFDNHFALHMVVEDGKITTYRMYEDSYAINAAFAD, encoded by the coding sequence ATGAGCAGTGCAACGTCAACCAGCACGGCTGCCGTCGTCGAGTCCTTCTTCACGCGTTTCGCCGCTGGTGATGTACCTGGCCTGATCGACCTCTTCGCCGACGAGCTCGACTTCGTGGTCGAAGGGTCCCCTCGCATCCCGTGGTCGGGGCGCCGTTCCTCTCCGGCTGAGCTGGAGGCGTTCTTCGCATCGTTCGGTCAGGTCCTCGGGCCGGCCAAGGAGTACAACGTCACGGCGACGGTCATCGACGGGGACAACGCGGTGGTGATCGGGCACAACTCGTTCGAGGTTCTCGCCACGGGGAAGGTCTTCGACAACCACTTCGCACTGCACATGGTTGTCGAGGACGGCAAGATCACGACCTATCGCATGTACGAGGACAGCTACGCGATCAACGCCGCATTCGCGGACTGA
- a CDS encoding type II toxin-antitoxin system RelE family toxin produces MSGPGRYEVKLDRAAAKLLRKLDPSVQARLVVAIAALSVAPRPEGAISLAGHAGLLRVRVGDYRIVYTVDDSVLLVLVVHLGHPPGGLPVLTASLTGPWTNR; encoded by the coding sequence GTGAGCGGTCCCGGACGGTACGAGGTCAAGCTCGATCGAGCGGCGGCAAAGCTGCTCCGCAAGCTTGACCCGTCGGTACAGGCACGGCTCGTCGTGGCGATCGCCGCGCTGAGCGTGGCCCCACGGCCCGAGGGTGCGATCAGCCTCGCCGGTCATGCCGGACTGCTGAGGGTCAGGGTCGGCGACTACCGGATCGTCTACACGGTCGACGACTCGGTGCTGCTGGTGCTCGTTGTTCACCTGGGCCACCCGCCGGGAGGTCTACCGGTTCTGACCGCCTCGCTGACCGGGCCGTGGACGAACCGGTGA
- a CDS encoding type II toxin-antitoxin system prevent-host-death family antitoxin, translating to MRAWADVGQAGQEQSYELYDPYVTEPARDLSISDARDHLADVVSRAAYAGRITYVTRRGQRMAAIVPVEVAEAIERAEDAEDVAAAREALARIDAGDEPISLADLRAELGL from the coding sequence GTGCGCGCCTGGGCCGACGTCGGCCAGGCGGGGCAGGAGCAGTCGTACGAGTTGTACGATCCGTACGTGACCGAACCTGCGCGCGATCTCTCGATCTCCGATGCTCGTGATCACCTGGCCGATGTGGTGTCCCGCGCCGCGTACGCCGGTCGAATCACCTATGTCACCCGACGCGGCCAGCGGATGGCGGCCATCGTGCCGGTCGAGGTAGCGGAAGCGATCGAACGGGCGGAGGACGCCGAGGACGTGGCCGCCGCGCGGGAGGCACTGGCCCGCATCGACGCGGGCGACGAGCCGATCTCGTTGGCCGATCTGCGCGCCGAGTTGGGCCTGTGA
- a CDS encoding class I SAM-dependent methyltransferase: MKSASASEHGWEWDESLFAGSAPYYSRGRLPYAANLPEVLEQALDLDGSGRLLDVDCGPGTVVLPLAPLFEAAVGVDPDAGMLAEARRRGEQAGVRNVRWVRARAEELPAGLGTFRVAVFAQSFHWMDQAQVAGTVRRMLDPDGAFVHISDAKEPLPPDGLPHPLPPAHGIRELVRRHLGPVRRAGQGVLPHGTPGGEAAVLAQAGFAGPERLRVPVDLALERTVDDVVAFVYSRSDSAPHLFGPGLAEFDGELRSLLTEASDDGRFSERVPDTEVFVWRPSRP, from the coding sequence GTGAAGTCCGCTTCGGCGTCTGAGCACGGCTGGGAGTGGGACGAGTCCCTGTTCGCCGGCAGCGCGCCCTACTACTCGCGGGGCCGGCTGCCCTACGCCGCCAACCTCCCCGAGGTGCTGGAGCAGGCCCTCGACCTGGACGGCTCCGGGCGCCTGCTCGACGTCGATTGCGGACCGGGCACCGTCGTCCTGCCGCTCGCCCCGCTGTTCGAGGCGGCGGTGGGAGTCGACCCGGACGCGGGAATGCTGGCCGAGGCGCGCCGACGGGGCGAGCAGGCCGGCGTGCGGAACGTCCGATGGGTACGGGCGCGAGCCGAGGAGCTGCCCGCCGGCCTCGGTACCTTCCGGGTGGCCGTCTTCGCGCAGTCCTTCCACTGGATGGACCAGGCGCAGGTGGCGGGTACGGTCCGCCGGATGCTCGACCCGGACGGGGCGTTCGTCCACATCAGCGACGCCAAGGAGCCGCTGCCCCCGGACGGGCTCCCGCACCCGCTTCCTCCCGCCCATGGCATACGGGAACTCGTACGGCGTCACCTGGGCCCGGTGCGCCGGGCGGGTCAGGGCGTGCTGCCGCACGGCACCCCCGGCGGGGAGGCCGCCGTGCTGGCGCAGGCCGGCTTCGCCGGCCCCGAGCGGCTGAGGGTGCCGGTCGACCTGGCACTGGAGCGGACCGTCGACGACGTCGTCGCCTTCGTGTACTCCCGCTCGGACTCGGCACCCCACCTCTTCGGACCGGGGCTGGCCGAGTTCGACGGTGAGCTGCGGAGCCTGCTGACCGAGGCGTCCGACGACGGTCGGTTCTCCGAGCGGGTACCGGACACCGAAGTGTTCGTGTGGCGTCCGTCCCGACCGTGA
- a CDS encoding M15 family metallopeptidase, translating into MTTKCFTWTRTLSRGATGNDVKQLQIRIAGWVAYGETLAIDGVFGPATAAAVKRFKAGYDLADTSETAGPSTFNLIYSIQDDDCTPRHFAYSEFDGGCGQAGFSGGAVDAATVRENLLRVMWQLEALRHKLGDRPIVISSGFRSISCNSKVGGASGSLHTYGKAADLGTSSGPSLCEMWRMARYCGFKEILGPGYPDHDDHVHVGNKSSQFWRAPNC; encoded by the coding sequence ATGACCACGAAATGCTTCACCTGGACCCGCACCCTCAGTCGGGGAGCCACCGGCAACGACGTGAAACAACTCCAGATCCGCATCGCCGGCTGGGTCGCCTACGGCGAGACCCTCGCGATCGACGGCGTCTTCGGCCCGGCCACCGCCGCCGCCGTCAAGCGCTTCAAGGCCGGCTACGACCTTGCGGACACGTCGGAGACCGCCGGCCCGTCGACCTTCAACCTGATCTACTCCATCCAGGACGACGACTGCACCCCACGCCACTTCGCGTATTCCGAGTTTGACGGTGGTTGTGGCCAAGCCGGCTTTTCCGGTGGTGCGGTCGACGCCGCCACCGTACGGGAGAACCTGTTGCGGGTCATGTGGCAACTGGAGGCATTGCGGCACAAGCTCGGTGACCGGCCGATCGTCATCTCCTCCGGATTCCGGAGTATCTCCTGCAACAGCAAGGTCGGCGGGGCGTCCGGCAGCCTGCACACGTACGGCAAGGCCGCCGACCTGGGCACGTCGAGCGGGCCGAGTCTCTGCGAGATGTGGCGGATGGCCCGGTACTGCGGTTTCAAGGAGATTCTGGGGCCGGGTTACCCCGACCACGACGACCACGTCCACGTCGGCAACAAGTCCAGCCAGTTCTGGCGCGCCCCGAACTGCTGA
- a CDS encoding NADP-dependent oxidoreductase, protein MTLFSPGDEVFGMPRFPHPAGAYAEFVTAPARHLVRKPANIDHTAAAALPLAALTAWQALVDTADIQRGQRVLVHAAAGGVGHLAVQIAKARGARVVGTASAAKHDLLRRLGADELIDYRTADFGALRDIDAVLDTIGGDYTPRSLRTLRKGGILVSLLPMDPGFPAGLAEELDVRATRILVEPDHAGMQAVADLVARGQLRALIDTTLPLGEAAQAHKRGETNSATGKIVLSVVA, encoded by the coding sequence GTGACTCTCTTCTCGCCGGGCGACGAGGTGTTCGGCATGCCGCGCTTCCCGCACCCGGCGGGGGCGTACGCGGAGTTCGTGACCGCTCCCGCCCGTCACCTCGTCCGCAAGCCGGCGAACATCGACCACACGGCCGCTGCGGCGTTGCCCCTGGCGGCGCTGACCGCCTGGCAGGCTCTGGTCGACACCGCCGACATCCAGCGGGGCCAGCGCGTCCTTGTCCATGCTGCTGCGGGAGGGGTGGGGCATCTGGCTGTCCAGATCGCCAAGGCGCGTGGCGCACGGGTTGTCGGTACCGCGAGTGCCGCCAAGCACGACCTCCTTCGGAGGCTGGGTGCGGACGAGCTGATCGACTACAGGACAGCAGATTTCGGTGCCCTCCGTGACATCGACGCCGTGCTCGACACCATCGGCGGGGACTACACTCCGCGTTCCCTCCGGACCCTGCGGAAGGGCGGGATTCTCGTCTCGCTTCTGCCCATGGACCCGGGCTTCCCCGCCGGCCTGGCCGAGGAACTCGACGTGCGTGCCACCCGAATCCTCGTCGAGCCGGACCACGCAGGCATGCAGGCGGTCGCAGATCTGGTCGCTCGCGGCCAGTTGCGGGCGCTCATCGACACCACCCTTCCGCTGGGGGAAGCAGCTCAGGCGCACAAGCGCGGCGAGACGAACAGCGCCACGGGAAAGATCGTCCTCTCAGTCGTCGCCTGA
- a CDS encoding TetR/AcrR family transcriptional regulator has translation MEMKTRPRGRPRSFDPDTALEAALLLFWEHGYEGTSLARLQEATGLTAPAWYRAFGSKERLFELAVQRYQERYGFGIRDDLPLVAAVGDYLDRAAREFTTLPGRGCLVSTGMLATSPDARFAADVVRAERERAVEMLRERFTHAVTAGELPEGVDTNALARTLAALIQGMSVQARDGAGYEQLRLVAQTAERLIPNRA, from the coding sequence ATGGAAATGAAGACGCGGCCGCGGGGTCGCCCCCGCTCGTTCGATCCGGACACCGCCCTGGAGGCGGCTCTTCTGCTGTTCTGGGAGCACGGGTACGAGGGGACAAGCCTTGCCCGGCTGCAGGAGGCGACGGGGCTGACCGCTCCCGCCTGGTATCGAGCGTTCGGGTCGAAGGAGCGCCTCTTCGAACTGGCTGTTCAGCGGTATCAGGAGCGGTACGGGTTCGGGATCCGTGACGACCTTCCCCTCGTGGCGGCGGTCGGCGACTACCTCGACCGAGCCGCACGAGAGTTCACCACGCTGCCCGGTCGCGGGTGCCTGGTGTCCACGGGGATGCTGGCGACGAGCCCGGACGCCCGCTTCGCGGCTGACGTTGTGCGGGCTGAGCGTGAGCGCGCTGTCGAGATGCTCCGCGAGCGCTTCACCCATGCCGTGACGGCTGGTGAACTCCCGGAGGGAGTCGACACCAACGCACTCGCTCGGACACTGGCCGCCTTGATCCAAGGGATGTCCGTGCAAGCCCGTGACGGTGCTGGGTACGAGCAGCTCCGCCTTGTCGCGCAGACCGCCGAGCGACTCATCCCGAACAGAGCGTAG
- a CDS encoding IS5 family transposase encodes MPAIPAWLIEPLWVQFAALLPDRPTYQPTHPLGCHRKRIDDRIVFDKLVQVLRFGCAYEAIADATCSATTIRGRRDEWIELGVFAQLKQIALDAYDRLVGLVLDDIAVDGCITKAPGGGEAAGRSPVDRGKQGMKRSLMVDGYGIPLGRVLAAANRHDSPLLGPTLDHLDDLGPLPQAITVHLDAGYDSQVTRALLAERGLTGEIAHKGDKAPIQASQRWHVERTNSWHNAFNRLQRCYERTEKVIDAFFDLADAIITVRSLIRRAWTLYRWNNRPARRR; translated from the coding sequence GTGCCTGCCATCCCAGCATGGCTGATCGAGCCGTTGTGGGTCCAGTTCGCCGCGCTGCTCCCCGATCGGCCGACCTACCAACCGACACATCCGCTGGGCTGTCACCGCAAGCGGATCGATGACCGCATCGTGTTCGACAAGCTGGTCCAGGTGTTGCGGTTCGGCTGCGCCTACGAGGCGATCGCCGATGCCACCTGTTCGGCCACCACGATCCGCGGCCGCCGTGACGAGTGGATAGAGCTTGGGGTGTTCGCCCAGCTCAAACAGATCGCCCTGGACGCCTACGACCGGCTCGTCGGCCTGGTCCTCGACGACATCGCCGTGGACGGCTGCATCACCAAGGCTCCCGGCGGCGGCGAGGCCGCCGGACGCTCACCGGTCGACCGGGGCAAGCAGGGCATGAAACGCTCGTTGATGGTCGACGGCTACGGCATCCCCCTCGGCCGGGTCCTGGCCGCCGCGAACCGACACGACTCACCCCTGCTCGGCCCCACCCTCGACCACCTCGACGACCTCGGCCCACTACCCCAGGCCATCACGGTGCACCTCGACGCCGGATACGACTCCCAGGTCACCCGCGCCCTGCTGGCCGAGCGCGGCCTGACCGGTGAGATCGCCCACAAGGGCGACAAGGCGCCCATCCAGGCGAGCCAACGGTGGCACGTCGAACGGACGAACAGCTGGCACAACGCGTTCAACCGGCTGCAACGCTGCTACGAACGAACAGAGAAGGTCATCGACGCCTTCTTCGACCTCGCCGACGCGATCATCACCGTCCGCAGCCTCATCCGGCGTGCATGGACCCTCTACCGGTGGAACAACCGACCCGCCCGCCGCCGATGA